A single window of Synechococcus sp. C9 DNA harbors:
- a CDS encoding peptidylprolyl isomerase — translation MAETAGILQVGEQVLTAAELVRSLAEHQLLVPLIQGIVTEQALRGVECTPEEQAQWVQEFWQQQQVTTPEQQQAWLKRHHLTPEQVVVVATRPQRLQRFKEVTWGAEVESYFLKRKAQLDRVVYSLIRTHQPGIAQELYFRISEGEQSFAEAAKQFSQGPEASTGGLIGPMPLGKLHPSLTKLLSVSQPGQVWPPVQLANWWVVVRLEQLLPAQLDEATRQQLLDELFHNWLENQINPSAPGVQV, via the coding sequence GTGGCGGAAACGGCTGGGATTTTGCAGGTGGGCGAGCAGGTCTTGACGGCGGCGGAGTTGGTGCGCTCCCTAGCGGAACATCAGTTATTGGTGCCGTTGATCCAGGGCATTGTCACGGAACAGGCGCTCCGGGGGGTGGAATGCACACCGGAAGAACAGGCGCAATGGGTGCAGGAATTTTGGCAACAACAGCAGGTGACGACCCCGGAACAGCAACAGGCGTGGCTGAAACGGCATCATCTCACCCCGGAACAGGTGGTGGTAGTGGCGACCCGTCCCCAGCGGTTACAACGCTTCAAGGAGGTCACCTGGGGGGCAGAGGTGGAAAGCTATTTTCTCAAGCGCAAAGCCCAGCTTGACCGGGTGGTGTATTCCCTGATCCGCACCCATCAACCCGGCATCGCCCAGGAATTGTACTTTCGCATCAGCGAGGGGGAGCAGTCCTTTGCGGAGGCGGCCAAGCAATTTTCCCAGGGCCCGGAGGCGAGTACCGGGGGACTGATTGGGCCGATGCCCCTGGGCAAGCTCCATCCCAGTTTGACCAAACTCCTCTCGGTCAGCCAACCGGGTCAGGTGTGGCCGCCGGTGCAACTCGCCAACTGGTGGGTGGTGGTACGCTTAGAACAATTGCTCCCCGCCCAACTGGATGAGGCCACCCGGCAACAATTATTAGATGAGTTGTTTCACAATTGGCTCGAAAATCAGATCAATCCTTCTGCCCCCGGAGTACAGGTATGA
- a CDS encoding Uma2 family endonuclease: MQEVLTQHLSTAEYLAWEEQQEEKHEYEDGRIYAMAGATENHIIITDNCTAFLVPKLRGGTCYPFSSDMRVNITENIYYYPDLLITCDERDCLHRNYKSYPCLIMEVLSESTEARDRGVKFAHYQTIESLQEYVLISQSAQRIEVFRRYNSKLWLLQTYTTGETIQLQSINLDIPIAEIYAGIDFGD, encoded by the coding sequence ATGCAGGAAGTACTCACCCAACATCTTTCCACCGCCGAATACTTGGCATGGGAGGAGCAACAGGAAGAGAAACATGAATACGAAGACGGCAGAATTTATGCCATGGCGGGAGCCACCGAAAATCACATCATTATCACCGATAACTGCACCGCCTTCCTTGTCCCGAAACTGCGAGGCGGTACATGTTACCCTTTTTCCTCAGATATGCGGGTTAACATAACTGAAAACATCTATTACTATCCCGACCTGTTAATTACCTGCGACGAGCGGGACTGCCTGCATAGAAATTACAAAAGCTATCCTTGCCTGATTATGGAAGTACTATCGGAATCCACAGAAGCACGGGACCGGGGTGTGAAATTTGCCCACTATCAAACCATTGAATCGTTGCAAGAATATGTTCTCATCAGTCAATCGGCACAACGAATAGAAGTCTTTCGCCGTTACAATAGCAAACTATGGCTCCTGCAGACCTACACCACCGGGGAAACCATTCAACTACAGAGCATCAATCTGGACATTCCTATTGCTGAAATTTATGCAGGCATTGACTTTGGGGATTAA
- a CDS encoding HlyD family type I secretion periplasmic adaptor subunit, whose amino-acid sequence MATNPQITPSVSNPPAKPEFDQPVVLRQTGLWSHVILWSLVASAAGLITWAAYAPLEQAVQAQGDLEPAGQVKEVRVPLTGVVRDVYVKEGQRVDKGQVLFTLDPRVNQAELEASRRVRDTLLAENRINRALLNGTLQVAELSPEQQATLSESHREFASRVTAAKERIRQFQDQLRQNDILLASNQEVLALNQELLKDLKSLMEEGGLARVQYVRLQQEVLRQEGEIKRLQEEKPRLESSIRQATEEMNNTIATTRRDLLLRINENERRISELTRQLEQAEVARQYQEVRAPETGIIFELQAHTPGFVANVNDTRPIVKIVPTNYLVAEVFITNRDIGFVEPGMEADVRIDSFPFSEFGDVKGKLVRIGSDALPPDQTYNFFRFPARIELSSQTMRVKDRVVPLQSGMSVTANIRTRNRTVLSIFTDLFTRQTESLRYVR is encoded by the coding sequence ATGGCCACGAATCCGCAGATCACCCCTTCGGTTTCCAACCCTCCCGCCAAGCCGGAATTTGATCAACCGGTGGTTTTGCGGCAAACCGGTCTTTGGTCCCATGTGATTTTGTGGTCCTTGGTGGCGAGTGCGGCGGGGTTGATTACGTGGGCGGCCTATGCCCCTCTCGAACAGGCGGTACAGGCCCAGGGGGATTTGGAACCAGCGGGGCAGGTCAAGGAGGTGCGGGTGCCCCTCACCGGTGTGGTGCGGGATGTTTATGTGAAAGAGGGTCAGCGGGTTGACAAAGGGCAGGTGCTGTTTACCCTTGACCCCCGGGTGAATCAGGCGGAACTGGAAGCGAGTCGGCGGGTGCGGGACACGTTGCTTGCGGAAAATCGTATCAATCGGGCCTTGCTGAATGGCACCCTCCAGGTTGCCGAATTGAGTCCCGAACAGCAGGCCACCTTGAGCGAAAGTCACCGGGAATTTGCCAGTCGGGTCACGGCGGCGAAAGAGCGCATCCGTCAGTTCCAGGATCAACTGCGGCAAAATGACATTCTCCTCGCCAGCAATCAGGAAGTCCTGGCCCTGAATCAGGAACTGCTGAAGGACTTGAAATCTCTGATGGAAGAGGGGGGTTTGGCCCGGGTACAGTACGTCCGTTTGCAACAGGAAGTGCTTCGGCAGGAAGGGGAAATTAAACGTCTCCAGGAAGAAAAACCCCGTTTGGAAAGTAGCATCCGCCAAGCCACGGAAGAAATGAATAATACCATCGCCACCACCCGGCGGGATTTGCTGTTGCGGATCAACGAAAATGAACGGCGCATTTCTGAACTAACCCGTCAACTGGAACAAGCGGAAGTGGCAAGGCAATATCAAGAAGTGCGGGCCCCGGAGACAGGAATTATTTTTGAATTGCAGGCGCATACCCCCGGATTTGTCGCCAACGTGAATGATACCCGTCCCATTGTGAAAATTGTGCCAACCAACTATTTGGTGGCGGAAGTCTTTATTACCAATCGGGATATTGGTTTTGTAGAGCCGGGAATGGAAGCGGATGTGCGGATTGATTCCTTTCCGTTTAGTGAATTTGGGGATGTGAAAGGGAAATTAGTCCGCATTGGTTCTGATGCCTTACCCCCTGACCAAACCTACAATTTTTTCCGATTTCCGGCTCGGATTGAATTATCATCCCAAACCATGCGGGTAAAAGACCGGGTGGTGCCCCTACAGTCGGGGATGAGTGTGACAGCGAATATCCGCACCCGCAACCGTACGGTACTCAGCATCTTCACGGATTTATTCACCCGCCAAACCGAAAGTTTACGCTATGTGCGTTGA
- a CDS encoding ABC transporter transmembrane domain-containing protein has protein sequence MTATQSPLQTFLLSQPFVQDLPTAAQQQFLSQVQAWKYRMGQPMMAANQIADHVLFLYQGSARSLFLDPRTQRLVTIQRFQPGDVVGWLGVLRGRTCETVIATDESIGLTIPADLFQELWKTQPSWQNYFNQKPTAVEIAEMIVAELGQRAEQSVPLPLKDWVAQLEVKLIPLAPGPLVLPDIPDGRWWVSLGQVGPHHQGSWLNLEGANLRVQGYTRLLGVIGSVIPPSPTPSPAPAEVSPALPQSAAEIPYAPAVSFQATDAKSTTQDYPYFRGEGELGGALACFQMVAKLLNIPFRRELLRRVLENRSRQTGGVNLQLAGAVAQLMGMDTQLLRLPSQLLTRAEGPALVEWQGKLVVLFRISPQEIVMGVPDQGILRRRPAELLPTWGDEVALLTLKKTAHTPQVRFGLSWFWPSIWRYRRVLLEVFIASFFVQLFSLANPLMIQIIIDKVLIQNSVSTLNVLGILLIGVAVAEAVLGAIRTYLFVDTTNRIDMALGSEVIDHLLRLPLRYYERRPVGELSTRVNELEHIRQFLTGTALTVVLDAVFSVVYIVVMQ, from the coding sequence ATGACCGCCACCCAATCCCCCCTACAAACCTTTTTGCTCAGCCAGCCCTTCGTGCAAGACTTGCCAACGGCGGCCCAGCAACAGTTTCTCAGCCAAGTCCAGGCGTGGAAGTATCGCATGGGGCAACCCATGATGGCGGCGAACCAAATCGCTGACCACGTTCTTTTCCTGTACCAAGGGTCTGCCCGTTCCCTCTTTTTGGACCCCCGCACCCAGAGATTGGTGACGATCCAACGCTTTCAACCCGGGGATGTGGTCGGCTGGCTGGGGGTGTTGCGGGGACGCACCTGTGAAACCGTGATTGCGACGGATGAATCCATTGGACTGACGATTCCCGCTGATTTATTCCAAGAACTGTGGAAGACCCAACCCAGTTGGCAAAACTATTTCAATCAAAAACCAACGGCGGTGGAAATTGCGGAAATGATTGTGGCGGAGTTGGGGCAAAGGGCGGAGCAGTCCGTCCCCCTACCCCTCAAGGATTGGGTCGCCCAGTTGGAAGTGAAGTTGATCCCCCTCGCCCCCGGCCCGCTGGTCTTGCCCGATATTCCCGATGGTCGCTGGTGGGTGAGTTTGGGACAGGTGGGCCCCCATCACCAGGGCAGTTGGCTGAATCTGGAGGGTGCCAACCTGCGGGTACAGGGCTACACCCGGCTGTTGGGGGTGATCGGCTCCGTCATTCCCCCATCACCAACCCCATCACCAGCCCCTGCCGAGGTCAGTCCAGCCTTGCCCCAGTCGGCGGCGGAGATTCCCTATGCCCCGGCGGTGAGTTTCCAGGCTACGGATGCCAAGTCAACGACCCAGGACTACCCCTATTTCCGGGGGGAAGGGGAACTGGGGGGGGCCCTGGCCTGTTTTCAGATGGTGGCCAAACTACTCAATATCCCCTTTCGCCGGGAATTACTGCGGCGGGTCTTGGAAAATCGCAGTCGGCAGACAGGGGGCGTGAATCTGCAACTGGCGGGGGCGGTTGCCCAGTTGATGGGGATGGATACCCAATTGCTCAGATTGCCCAGCCAACTGTTGACCAGGGCGGAAGGCCCGGCGTTGGTGGAATGGCAGGGGAAATTGGTGGTGCTGTTCCGCATTTCTCCCCAGGAAATTGTGATGGGGGTGCCCGACCAGGGGATTCTGCGGCGCCGACCGGCGGAATTGCTCCCGACGTGGGGCGATGAGGTTGCCCTGTTAACCCTGAAAAAGACGGCTCATACGCCCCAGGTGCGGTTTGGGTTGAGTTGGTTTTGGCCTTCGATTTGGCGGTACCGGCGGGTTTTGTTGGAAGTATTTATCGCCTCATTTTTTGTCCAGCTTTTTAGTCTGGCGAACCCGTTGATGATTCAGATCATCATTGATAAGGTTTTGATCCAAAATAGCGTCAGTACCCTGAATGTTTTGGGCATTTTGTTGATTGGGGTGGCGGTGGCCGAAGCGGTTTTGGGGGCCATTCGTACCTATTTGTTTGTGGATACCACCAATCGGATTGATATGGCCTTGGGTTCCGAGGTGATTGACCACCTCCTGCGCCTGCCCTTGCGGTATTACGAACGGCGGCCAGTGGGGGAACTCTCCACCCGGGTGAACGAACTAGAACATATCCGCCAATTCCTCACGGGTACGGCCCTGACCGTGGTTTTGGATGCGGTATTTTCGGTGGTTTATATTGTGGTGATGCAGTAG
- a CDS encoding Uma2 family endonuclease — MTIATAHPNLTLPDHTQLPESDGTFVKNFQEHPQSLLLTDSIYPVLDSLHPDGQYAIGQDCGIYWRLVEPPERGAEAPDWFYVPHVPPLLDGKRRRSYVLWQEVVAPLIVIEFVSGDGTAERDTAPPWERENGKPGKFWVYEQAIRVPFYAIYEVDKASVEVYELVGNRYQRCEPNQRGHFPIEPLGVELGIWQGTYLHQSLPWLRWWDQDGNLLLTGDERAEQEKQRAERLAAKLRDLGVDPDEYS, encoded by the coding sequence ATGACGATTGCAACGGCTCACCCCAACCTCACCCTCCCCGACCACACGCAGTTACCGGAGAGCGATGGTACCTTTGTGAAAAATTTTCAGGAACACCCCCAGAGTTTGCTCTTGACGGATTCCATTTATCCGGTTTTGGACAGTCTGCACCCGGATGGACAGTATGCGATTGGGCAGGATTGCGGCATCTATTGGCGGCTGGTAGAACCGCCGGAGCGGGGAGCGGAAGCCCCAGACTGGTTTTATGTCCCCCATGTGCCCCCCCTGTTGGACGGTAAACGGCGGCGTTCCTATGTGCTGTGGCAGGAAGTGGTTGCCCCCTTGATTGTGATTGAATTTGTGTCTGGGGATGGCACGGCGGAGCGGGATACAGCCCCCCCTTGGGAGCGGGAAAACGGTAAACCGGGTAAATTCTGGGTGTACGAGCAGGCGATTCGGGTGCCATTTTACGCCATTTATGAAGTGGACAAAGCCTCGGTTGAGGTGTACGAATTGGTGGGGAATCGTTACCAGCGGTGTGAGCCAAACCAACGGGGGCATTTTCCCATTGAGCCGTTGGGTGTGGAGCTAGGGATTTGGCAGGGTACTTATTTGCATCAATCATTGCCCTGGTTACGGTGGTGGGATCAGGACGGGAATTTATTGCTCACTGGGGATGAACGGGCGGAGCAGGAAAAACAACGGGCAGAACGTTTGGCGGCGAAGCTGAGAGACCTGGGGGTTGACCCGGATGAGTACTCGTGA
- a CDS encoding transposase: protein MRRQIQGLIKPLLNLLPKNDYPVLDTRLFVLIWMHFILDARVATMRGLFFLLNHLNFKVDISTFSKACKHRSTEPFQVILRELQKRLKHHQGEFKHLFPLDSTIITLTSKLFWHYKQVKLTLGLDINEGNIGDESIIFGKTNDHKIGHLVIGTIPENAVGIMDRGFASWKLMDEMCKRNTLFIVRIRNNMKLQPDNPDIRVIQFFNEEENTEYRLATNVTSMTDEEICSAYRLRWRIELLWKALKMHLKLDRIITKNENGVRLQIYAVLIGYLILRLLEIGHNKTYELIDKLRYLQIEIGRHCSFMELVGVEPLVG from the coding sequence ATGAGACGACAAATTCAGGGACTTATCAAGCCCTTGCTGAACCTTCTTCCCAAAAACGACTATCCAGTCTTGGATACTCGCTTGTTTGTACTCATATGGATGCACTTCATTTTAGATGCAAGAGTCGCCACCATGCGGGGCTTATTCTTCCTCTTGAATCATCTCAATTTTAAAGTTGACATATCAACGTTTTCTAAGGCGTGTAAACATCGTAGCACCGAGCCGTTTCAAGTGATCCTAAGAGAACTGCAAAAACGGCTTAAACATCATCAAGGTGAATTTAAGCACTTATTCCCATTAGATTCTACCATTATCACCCTGACCAGCAAATTATTCTGGCACTACAAGCAGGTAAAATTGACGCTTGGCCTGGATATAAATGAGGGCAATATCGGTGACGAATCAATTATATTTGGAAAGACTAATGACCATAAAATTGGGCATCTTGTGATTGGGACGATACCTGAGAATGCCGTTGGTATCATGGATAGGGGTTTTGCTTCCTGGAAATTAATGGACGAAATGTGTAAACGAAATACATTGTTTATTGTGCGGATTAGAAATAATATGAAGTTGCAACCTGACAATCCGGATATTCGGGTAATTCAATTTTTTAATGAAGAGGAAAACACAGAATATAGGCTAGCGACTAACGTGACTTCGATGACGGATGAAGAGATTTGTTCAGCCTATCGTTTGCGCTGGCGAATTGAGTTGCTTTGGAAGGCACTAAAGATGCACTTGAAATTGGATAGAATCATTACCAAGAATGAGAATGGTGTGCGGCTACAGATTTATGCCGTATTGATTGGTTATCTAATTTTAAGATTGCTGGAGATAGGTCACAATAAGACCTATGAATTGATTGACAAGTTGCGATATTTACAAATAGAAATAGGCCGACACTGTAGCTTCATGGAACTCGTAGGGGTAGAGCCGCTCGTAGGATAA
- a CDS encoding class I SAM-dependent methyltransferase, whose protein sequence is MTWNEGYVTDIPYTPGFYHHLSPANLRLVLLMKRVNVTPLTAPFTYCELACGLGITTNILAAAYPHAQFYGMDFNPTHILTARSLAKAAGLTNVTFADKSFKEYINEDLPEFDFICLHGIYSWISEENRQAIVDFISKKLKIGGVVYVSYNTMPGWAVTAPLQRLMLQYKSAVNTSIEQRLSGALAFLEQLKNTKSVYLQNPAAVRRLEQLKSQNRSYLVHEYFNEHWTALYFDQVHDSMDRAKLTYIGSAHLIDNMDNLNLTGEAIQELAKIHDPVYREVVRDFYLNSTFRRDVYVRGVDMLTPAAQTEQFRAMKFMLTVEPDQVKLEHQTALGKLQLQENVYQPITNCLREAGVLSIAELEAKLSAQGINLQRLIQSLIVMTGMSYTHPLVEGTDPTAAQRFNQAVIQRSLQDGSISYLCSPVIGNGVMVPRLEQWCLLGELDPQQSLEHLWDSLKASGVKFTKEGKTLETPEENWQFLQESAEKFALNRRPILKKLGI, encoded by the coding sequence ATGACCTGGAATGAAGGGTACGTCACTGATATCCCCTATACCCCGGGGTTTTACCATCACCTCAGTCCCGCCAACCTCCGGCTGGTTCTGCTGATGAAGCGGGTGAATGTAACCCCCCTGACGGCACCCTTCACCTACTGCGAATTGGCCTGTGGACTCGGTATCACCACAAACATATTGGCGGCGGCGTACCCCCACGCCCAGTTCTATGGCATGGATTTTAATCCCACCCATATTCTAACGGCTCGCTCCCTGGCTAAAGCGGCGGGGCTGACCAATGTGACCTTTGCGGATAAAAGTTTTAAGGAATATATCAACGAGGACTTGCCGGAATTTGATTTTATTTGTCTGCATGGGATTTATAGCTGGATCAGTGAGGAAAACCGCCAGGCGATTGTGGATTTTATTAGCAAAAAACTCAAAATCGGCGGGGTGGTCTATGTGTCCTACAATACCATGCCCGGTTGGGCGGTGACGGCTCCCCTCCAGCGGTTGATGTTGCAGTACAAGTCGGCGGTCAATACTTCGATTGAACAGCGGCTCAGTGGGGCATTGGCATTTTTAGAACAGTTGAAAAATACCAAATCCGTCTATCTCCAAAACCCGGCGGCAGTTCGCCGACTGGAGCAACTCAAATCCCAAAATCGCTCTTACTTGGTGCATGAATATTTCAATGAGCATTGGACGGCGCTCTACTTTGACCAGGTACACGACAGCATGGACCGGGCGAAGCTGACCTACATCGGCTCGGCGCACCTGATTGACAATATGGATAACCTGAATCTCACCGGCGAAGCTATCCAGGAGTTGGCGAAAATCCATGACCCGGTGTATCGGGAAGTGGTGCGGGATTTTTATTTGAATAGCACGTTCCGGCGGGATGTCTATGTGCGGGGGGTGGATATGCTCACCCCAGCGGCGCAAACGGAGCAATTTCGAGCCATGAAATTCATGTTGACCGTGGAGCCGGACCAGGTCAAGCTGGAGCATCAAACGGCGCTGGGCAAACTGCAACTCCAGGAAAATGTCTATCAGCCCATCACCAACTGTCTCCGGGAAGCGGGGGTTCTGAGCATTGCCGAACTGGAAGCCAAACTGAGTGCCCAGGGGATCAACCTCCAGCGTCTGATTCAGTCGTTGATTGTGATGACGGGCATGAGCTACACCCATCCCTTGGTGGAAGGGACGGACCCGACGGCGGCACAGCGGTTCAACCAGGCGGTGATCCAACGCTCGCTCCAGGATGGCAGTATCAGCTACCTCTGTAGCCCGGTAATCGGCAATGGGGTGATGGTACCCCGGTTGGAACAGTGGTGTTTGCTGGGGGAATTGGACCCACAGCAGAGCCTAGAGCATCTCTGGGACAGCCTGAAAGCC